The genomic window CGTGCGGGCGGCGCTGTCGGAGACCGGGCACTCGCAGTTCGTCGTCGCCGAGGTGCGCGCCGCGGTCACCGCGAGCGGCAAGCAACGTAGCCGGCTGGCGCTGTGGTCGCGCCGGCTGTTGGGCGAGGCGATCACCCAGGCCCAGTACCTGCTGGCCGATCACGACGAGCTGGTCGACCTGCTGATGTCGGGGACGGGCGGCCTGGGGCAGCTCAGCGCGTTCTTCGACCGGTTGCAGGAGACCCACGACCGGCGGATGCGCGAACTCGGGCTCGGCTAGCGGGCCGTCAGCCGTGATCGCAAGCGCGGCGTAGCCGGGCGCAGCGGGTCACGGCCATCGGACTCAGCGGGTGCAGGTCGCCATCGATGAGTTGTTGGTCGACGACGCGACGACCTGGCCCTCTGCGTTGACCACCGAGCAATTCAGGTGGCTGTAAATGCTTTGCGCGATCACCGATTCGGTCGTCACGCCCGGATTGAGCACCACCATCTTCGACCAGGGCAGCGAGACGTTGAACTCCGTCACCGGATAGCCGCGGGCATCGGTGTAGACGATGTTCACCAGGTCCAGCAGCTGCTTGGTGCCCGCGACGCTGTAGATGACGGTGCGCGGGCTCAGCGCGGCCGTCGGCGGCTGCGCAGGCGGCGCCAGGGCCCGCGGCGGCAGGTAGGTGGGCAGCGGCGCGGCGGTGATGGTTCCCGGCGCCGCGCTCGGCGGGGCCAGCGTGGTGACGGTCTCGGGCGGTAGCTGGGGCACGTTCGAGGGCGCCGGGCTGGCCGACGCGCTGGGCGGGCTCAGGGTGCGCGGCGCGGATGTCACCGGGCGGGGACCCGGACCCACCGTGGCCTTCGTCGAGGCGCTGTCGCCGCTGTTGATGATCACCGCGGTGGCGACGGCGCCCACCGCCACGATCACGCCGAGGAAGGCTGCGACGGGGCGCCAGCGGGGGTCCGACGGCCATACCAGTTCGCCGTAGCCCTCGTCCTCGTAGTCCGAGTCGGCTCCGTCGTAGATCTCGTCATCGGGGTAGTCGTGGACTGGGCCGTCGACTAGGCCGGTGCGGTCATGCAGCGTGTTACTGATGGTGCCGATGCTACGGATGAGGTGTGTCGGCTCGGGGGGTTGCGCGACCACGTTGACCCAGTTGGGAGCGAATCGTTACCAGCCGGCGACGTAGCGGGGGACCCTCTGCGTCAGAGCGCCCCGCGCGCGTCGATTAGCCTGCTGCTGACGCGTCTGGGACGAAGCACAAGACGAACCACGAATGGAAGGGGCCACGGTGGAGGTCAAGATCGGAATCACGGACAGCCCACGCGAGCTGGCCTTCTCCAGCGCGCAGACGCCCGGCGAGGTCGAGGAACTCGTCACCGCCGCCCTGAGCGGCAGCTCGAACGTGCTCAGCCTGAACGACGACAAGGGCCGTCGCTACCTGATCAACACGGCCAAGATCGCCTACGTCGAAATCGGCGCCGCCGACAGCCGCCGGGTCGGCTTCGGCATCGGTGCGGACGCCAAGGGCAAGGCCGCTAAGAGCGGGTGAGCGGGACGTGTGACAGGCCACCCCAGGCGAATGCCACGGTGCCGTCCACGGCGTCCGACTTGGAGATCGGGCGATCGGAGTCCAGCCAATAGCGGGCGCAGTCGACGCTGATACCGACCAGCCCGACGGCGATCATCCGGGCGCGATGCGGGTCCAGCCCGGAGTCGGCACTGATGAGCGCGAAGACGGCGTCGATGCACGATTCGGTGGCGGCCCGCACGGTCGCGGCGACCTCGGGCTCGGTGACGTAGTCGTTCTCGAAGATGAGCCGGTACCCCTGGCTGTCATGCTCGATGAAATCGAAGAACGCCTGCACGGCCGAATGCAACCGGCGGCGGTTGTCGGTGGTCGTGCTCAGCGCGTTCTGCACGCCCGAGACCAGGTTGTCGACGTGCCGATTCAACACCGCCAAGTACAGCTCGAGCTTGCTCGAAAAGTGTTGATAGAGAACAGGTTTGCTGACTCCGGCACGTTCGGCGATCTCGTCCATGCCGGCGGCGTGGTAGCCGTGGTCGACGAAGACGTCGCTGGCGACGACGAGCAACTGGCCGCGACGCTCGTCGCGGGGCAACCTGTTGCCGCGCCGGTTCGCGGTCGCCATGCCATCGGTCGACCGACTACGGTCGGTCGGCTTGACAGCACGCCGGGGTGCTGCCTTGGCGACTTCGCTCATCGAGTCCTCATCTGATCGTGGCCACTGACCGGAGTCAGCGCGCGCTCGTCGCAACGACATTACTACCCACGAAGTCTGCACGACCGGCATCGGCGGGGCTTGCCAGACGGTGTCGCGGCGGATGCTCGGGCGCGCCAGGGGCGCCCGCGCTCCCGGCTATGCCATCCTGGGGCAATGACGTCCGACCGACCTGGGCGCGGCGCCGGTCGAGTTCCCGCGGTGCACGACCAGTGGCGAGAACCACTTCGGGCCCTGCGCGACCCGATAGCGCGGGACGCCGGACGGATCAGGGCCGACCGGGAGCGGCCGCGCCAGTGGCGCAAGCAGACCTGGCTGGGGCGGTTCATCTCGACCTACGGCTGGCGCGCCTACGCGCTGCCTGTCCTGCTAGCCCTCACCGTGCTGATCGGCTATCAGACGGTGACCGGCGCGAGCACCCCGAAACCGGCCGCCAGCCAGCCGATTCAGGGTCCGCCCGTCGTCGGCGCGGTGGGCACGGCCATCCTCGACGCCCCGCCGCGCGGCCTGGCCACCTTCGACGCCAACCTGCCCGCCGGGACGCTGCCCGACGGCGGCCCGTTCACCGAAGCCGGGGAGAATACCTGGCACATCGTGCCGGGCACCACGCCACAGTTCGGTCAGGGCACTGCCAAGGTGTTCAAATACACCGTCGAGATCGAAAACGGGCTCGATCCCACGATGTTCGGCGGCGACGACGCCTTCGCCGGGATGGTCGACCAGACGCTGGCCAATCCCAAGGGCTGGACGCACAATCCGCAATTCGCCTTCGCCCGGATCGACGGGACGAGCGGGGGCAAGCCCGACTTCCGGATCTCGCTGGTGTCGCCGGTGACGGTGCGCGAGGGCTGCGGCTACGAGTTCCGCCTCGAGACGTCCTGCTACAACCCGGTATTCGGGCCCGACAGGCAGGCGCGGGTGTTCATCAACGAGGCGCGCTGGGTGCGCGGGGCGGTGCCGTTCCAGGGCGACATGGGGTCCTACCGGCAATACGTGATCAACCACGAGGTCGGCCACGCCATCGGTTACGTGCGCCACGAGCCGTGTGACCAAAACGGCGGCCTGGCGCCAGTGATGATGCAGCAGACCTTCTCCACGTCCAACGACGACGCCGCGAAGTTCGACTCCGAATACGTCAAGGCGGACGGCAAGACCTGCCGATTCAACCCCTGGCCGTATCCGATCGCCTGACCCGGGCTACGACCAGGGCCTAACCTCGGTGGTGTGCGAACTTCGTTGCCGCCCCTCGTCGAACCCGCCCGCGAGCTGACGCGGGACGAGGTGGCGCGCTACAGCCGGCATCTGGTCATCCCCGACCTGGGTGTGGACGGGCAGCGGCGGTTGAAGAACGCCCGGGTGCTGGTGATCGGCGCCGGCGGCCTGGGTGCCCCGACGTTGCTGTACCTCGCCGCGGCCGGCGTCGGCACGATCGGCATCGTCGATTTTGACGTGGTCGACGAATCGAACCTGCAGCGCCAGATCATCCACGGGACCGCCGACGTCGGGCGGTCCAAGGCCCAGTCGGCGCGCGACTCCATCGTCGCCATCAACCCTCTAGTCGACGTGCGATTGCACGAGTTCCGGCTGGAAGCGGCCAACGCCGTCGAGCTGTTCGCGCAATACGACCTGATCCTCGACGGCACCGACAATTTCGCCACCCGGTATCTGGTCAACGACGCCGCGGTGCTGGCCGGCAAGCCGTACGTCTGGGGCTCGATCTACCGCTTCGAGGGCCAGGTCTCGGTGTTCTGGGAGGACGCCCCGGCCGGCCTGGGGTTGAACTATCGCGACCTGTACCCGGAGCCGCCGCCGCCCGGCCTGGTCCCGTCGTGCGCCGAGGGTGGCGTGCTGGGCATCGTCTGCGCGTCGATCGCGTCGGTGATGGGCACCGAGGCGATCAAACTGATCACTGGCCTGGGCGAACCGCTGCTCGGGCGGCTGATGATCTACGACGCACTCGAGATGAGCTATCGCACCGTCAATGTCCGCAAGGACCCGTTGGCGCCCAAGATCACCAGGCTCGTCGACTACGAGCAGTTCTGCGGCGCGGCGTCCGACCCCTCGTCCCCCGAAGCCGGGGCGGCCACCCCCGGTTCGGCGATCACCCCGCGTGAGTTGCGGGCGCTGCTGGACTCCGGCACGGAGCTGGCCCTGATCGACGTCCGCGAGCCGGTCGAGTGGGAGATCAATCACATCGAGGGTGCCCAGCTGATCCCGAGCTCGTCGATCAGTTCCGGCGAGGGTCTGGCAAAGCTGCCGCGCGACCGCAGAGCCGTCCTGTATTGCAAGACGGGGGTGCGCTCGGCCGAGGCGCTGGGCGCGTTGCAGCAGGCCGGATTCACCGATGTGGTGCACTTGCAGGGTGGGATCGTGGCCTGGGCCCAGCAGATGCAACCCGACATGGTGATGTACTGAGCCGATACCCCCTACGGGGCTCCACCGAACCGATTGAGCGGGCGCCTCAGCGAGTCGTGCCGACCCGCATCGTGGCCCAACTAAGCTAACCCCCGTGAGTGTCGAGCCGCCGCCGGAGCACGTGCTGGCGGCGTTCGGTTTGGCCGGTGTCAAACCCGTCGCCCTGGGCGTCACCTGGGAGGGCGGCTGGCGGTGCGGCGAGGTCGTGTTGTCGACCGTTGCCGACCATGCGCGTGCGGCGTGGTCGGCGCGGGTGCGCGAGACGTTGTTCGTCGACGGCGTGCGGCTGGCCCGGCCGGTCCGCTCGACCGACGGGCGCTACGTGGTCTCCGGATGGCGCGCGGACACCTTCGTCGCCGGCACTCCGGAGCCCCGGCACGACGAGGTCGTCTCGGCCGCGGTGCGGCTGCACGAGGCGACCGGCAAACTGGAACGCCCGCGATTCCTGACCCAGGGGCCCACGGCGCCCTGGTCGGACGTCGACGTGTTCATCGCCGCCGACCGCTCCGCGTGGGAAGAGCGGCCGCTGGCATCGGTGCCGCCGGGCGCGCACACCGCGCCGCCGCGCGCCGACGGTCAGCGCTCGGTGGAATTGATCAACCAGCTGGCCACCCTGCGCCGGCCGACCAAGAGCCCTAACCAGCTGGTGCACGGGGACCTCTACGGGACGGTGTTGTTCATCGGCACCGCGGCCCCGGGTATCACCGACATCACGCCTTACTGGCGGCCCGCGTCGTGGGCGGCCGGCGTGGTCGTCGTCGACGCGCTGTCCTGGGGTGAGGCCGACGACGGGCTCATCGAGCGGTGGAACGCGCTGCCGGAGTGGCCGCAGATGTTGTTGCGCGCGTTGATGTTTCGCTTGGCCGTGCACGTGCTACACCCGCGCTCGACCGCCGACTCGTTCCCCGGGCTGGCGCGCACCGCGGCCCTGGTGCGGCTGGTTCTTTGAGAGGCCTGTGCTAACCGCCGGAGGGAAACTCGAAGCGCACCTCGCCGAGCGCGATCCTGCCGTCCTTCGCGAGGACCCCCTCGGCCCGCAGCAGCTCCAGTTGCCGAGTGGTCAAATGCCGGGCGGGGCGCCCCGACGCGGTGATCACCCGGTGCCAGGGCAGGTCGGAGGAGTCGGTGCGCATGATCCAGCCGACGATCCGCGGGCTGGAAAGCCCTGCGACAGTGGCGATGTCGCCGTAGGTGGCGACCCGGCCCGGCGGAATGCCCGCGACCAGCGAGCGCACCCGCTCGACCTGCTCGTCGGTCACCGGCGCCATGTCAGCCCGCTTCCAGCAGCTTGCGAACCAGCGCGGAAACTTCGGTGGGCTTCGCGGCGGCCACCATGTGATTGCACTCGAAGGTCAGGAAGTCGAACTCGGATCCCGACCGTTGCCGCAGCCCGGTGATGAGTTGGTCGCCGACGTAGGGCGGCGACGTCCACGCCGCCCGCACCAGCGTCGTCGGCGTCCCGGCGGGTGGCAGCACGATCTCGCGGGCGAGCTGGCTCCAGTAGGACATCATCGCCGGCACGCTCACCCGCCAGCCGCACCTGCCGTTGGGCAGCTCGACCAGGTGCTCGTCGAGTTCGGCGTCGAGCACCGCCGGGTCCACGTCCGCCCAGGAGCCCGTCGCCTTCTCGGCTCGGGCCTCGGCGGGATCGGGATAGTCGGGGGAGGAGAGCATCCCGTCGGCGATCTCGCGCATCCAGCCGCCGTCCAGGCCGACCGCCGGGTCGAGCAGCAGCAGCGCCGCCACCCGGTCCGGGCGCGCCGCGGCCAGATGCATTGCCAGTCCGCCGCCGAAGGAATGGCCGACGACCAGCACCGGGCCGTGAGCCTGCTCGTCGAGCAGCGCGCCTAGTGCCGCGACATTCGCTTCGATGGTCCACGGCGCGGCCCACGTCGACCGGCCGTGGCCGATGAGATCGGGTGCGGCAATGGCGATTTCGGGCAGATAGTCGGCCAGCTGCTGCCAGCGCTGCCCGTGGCCGGTCAGCCCGTGCAGGGCGAGCAGCCGCACCGGGCCGGGCGGACCGTAGCGGTGCACATGAAGGTCGGTGCTCACGCGTCGATGATGCCAGGCTCGCGTGGCGTCGTGCGGCGACACCGAATTTGTCGGACCCTCGTGATGTCATGCCGCTATGTCCTACACGTGGGGTGCGGAGGCACACGCCGTCCTGGAGCCGGGCGCGCGCGGCGTGGTGCGCATCCTCGGCGGGCCCGGCACCGGCAAGAGCAGCTTGCTGGTCGATGCCGCCGTCGGGGCGATCGGCGGCGGCATCGACCCGAAATCAGTTCTGCTGCTGACCGGTTCGGGCCGCATCCCGCTGTCGGCGCGCAGCGCGCTGACCACGGCGTTGCTGGGTTCGCAACCGAGCGGTTCGGCCCCGGTGGCGGTCCGGGAGCCGGTGGTGCGCACCGTGCACGGCTACGCGTACGCGGTCCTGCGGCGGGCCGCTGAGCGCGCCGGCGATGCACCCCCGCGGCTGGTCACCAGCGCCGAGCAGGACGCGATCATCCGCGAGCTGCTGGCCGGCGATCTCGAAGACGGGCCCGCCGCGGCCGTCGCGTGGCCCCGGCACCTGTGGCCGGCCCTGACCACCGCCGGGTTCGCCGCCGAGCTGCGAAACCTGTTGGCGCGCTGTGCCGAACGCGGTGTGGACGCCCAGGCGCTGGAGCGGCTGGGGCGGCAGTCCCGGCGGCCGGAATGGACCGCGGCGGGGCAATTCGCCCGGCAGTACGAGCAGGTGATGCTGTTGCGGGCGGCAGTTGGGACGGCGGCGCCGCAGGCGACGACGCCCGCGTTGGGCGCGGCCGAACTGGTCGGTGCGGCCCTCGAGGCGTTCGCGGTCGATCCCGAGCTGCTTGCCGGCGAGCGCGCCCGCATTCGGTTGTTGCTCGTCGACGACGCGCAGCAGCTCGACCCGCAGGCGGCCCGACTGGTCCGGGTGCTGGCCGCCGGCGCCGAACTCGCGCTGGTCGCCGGCGACCCGAACCAGGCCGTGTTCGGCTTCCGCGGCGGCGAACCCGGCGCGCTGCTCGACGGCGACGCCCCGGCGGCGACGCTGACGCAGTCACACCGGTGTGCGCCGGCGGTGGCGCGGGCTGTCAGCGGCATCGCGCGCCGGCTGCCCGGCGGCAGCGCCGGGCGGTGCATCGAGGGCAGCGGCCCCGACGACGGATCGGTCCAGGTCCGGCTCGCCGCCTCGGCGCAGGCCGAGGCGGCGATGATCGCCGACGCCCTGCGGCGCGCCCACCTGATCGACGGCGTGCCGTGGTCGCAGATGGCGGTCATCGTCCGGTCCGTGCCGCGGGCCGGGGTGCGGTTGCCGCGGGTCCTGGCCGCCGCCGGCGTCCCGGTGGCCGCACCCGCCGCCAGCGGGCCGCTGGTCGAGGAGCCCGCGGCACGGGCCCTGCTGACGGTGCTGGCGGCGACGGCCGCGGGTCCGACCGGGGACCAGGCGTTGGCGCTGCTGACCGGGCCCATCGGTCGCGTCGACCCGGTGTCGCTGCGGCAGCTGCGCCGGGCGCTGCTGCGTGCGCAAGCGGCCGATGGTCCGGACGATTTCGCGAACCTGCTGGCGGCTGCCGTTACCCCCGACGCCGCCGCACCGGCCGCGCAATCCCGCCCGCTACAGCGCGTCCGCGCGGTACTGAGCGCGGCCGCGCGTTGCCACGCCGACGGCCTGGACGCGCGCTACATCCTGTGGGCGGCGTGGCAGCGGTCCGGTCTGCAGCGCCGCTGGCTGTCGGCCATCGAGCGCGGCGGTCCCGTCGGCGTCCAGGCCGGCCGCGACCTCGCGGCGGTAACGGCGCTGTTCGACATCACCGACGATTACGCGTCGCGCACCCCGGGCGCCTCGTTGCGCGGGCTCATCGAGCACGTCGCCGCCCTGCAGCTGCCGAATGTCAACACCGATCCGGTATCGGCGGCCGAGCAGGTCAGGGTGCTGTCCGCGCACGCCGCCCTGGGGCACGAGTGGGACCTGGTGGTCATCGCCGGTCTGCAGGAAGGGTTGTGGCCCAACACGATTCCGCGTGGTGGTGTGCTGGGAACGCAGCGGCTGCTCGACACGCTGGACGGCGTCGGCGAGGATGCCTCGGTGCGGGCCCCGCTGCTGGCCGAGGAGCGCAGGCTGCTGGTCGCCGCGCTGGGCCGGGCCCGGTGCCGGCTGCTGGTCACCGCGGTGGACAGTGACACGGACGGTCCGGACCTGGGATCCGCCCTGCCCTCACCGTTTTTCGACGAGGTCGCCCAGTGGGCCGACGCCGGCCTTGCAACTCAAGCAGCACCGCCTGTTTCGGCCCCGCGGGTGTTGTCGTCGACGGCGCTGGTCGGCCGGCTGCGCGGCGTGGTGTGCGCTCCCGACGGCGCGGTCGACGACGCCGCACGACGTTGTGCGGCAACACAATTGGCCCGGCTCGCCGCGGCCGGCGTGCCGGGTGCCGATCCCGCCGGATGGCACGGCCTGACACCGGTCAGCACCACCGAACCGCTCAGCGGCGGCGACCAGCCGACCACCTTGACGCCGTCGACGCTGCAGACCCTGACCGACTGCCCGTTGCGCTGGCTGGTGGAGCGGCACGGCGGAACAAACCCGCGCGAGCTGCGGTCGACCCTCGGCTCGGTGCTGCACGCGCTGATCGCGGAACCGGGCAAGAGCGAGGACCAACTGCTCGCCGAGCTCGACCGCGCCTGGGCACACCTGCCATTCGACGCCCGCTGGCACGCCGACAACGAGCGCGATCGGCACCGCGCCATGGTCCGGGCGTTCGTCGAGTGGCGCGCGCGGACGCGCGGCGAACTGCGCGAGGTCGGGGTGGAGGTCGACGTCGACGGCGTGCTCGGTACGCCGCGCACCGACGGCGGCGAGGTTCGGCTGCGCGGCCGGGTCGACCGCCTGGAACGCGACGGTGCCGGGCGGTCGGTGGTGGTCGACGTCAAAACCGGCAAGACCCCGGTTAGCAAGGACGAGGCGCAGCAACACGCTCAGCTGGCGATGTACCAGCTAGCCGTCGCCGAGGGCATGATTGCCGGCTCCGACGACGCAGAGCCCGGCGGTGCGCGCCTGGTCTACATCGGCAGGACGGGGGCGGCGGGCGTCACCGAACGCCAGCAGGATCCGCTGACCCCGGACGCCCGCGCCGAATGGCGCGAGATCGTCCGGCAGGCGGCCGACGCGACGACGGGGCCGCAGTTCGTCGCCCGTCGCAACGGCGGGTGCGGCCACTGCACGCTGCGGCCGAGCTGTCCGGCCTACGCCGACGGGGCGGCGCAGTGACCGCGCGCTACAGCCCCGCCGAATTGGCCGGCGCGCTAGGGCTTTTCCCTCCGACGCCGGAGCAGGCCGCGGTCATCGCCGCGCCGCCGGGACCGCTGGTAGTGATCGCCGGGGCGGGCGCGGGCAAGACCGAGACGATGGCGGCGCGAGTGGTGTGGCTGGTGGCCAACGGCTACGCCGAGCCCGGACAGGTGCTGGGGTTGACGTTCACCCGCAAGGCCGCGGGCCAGCTCTTGCGCCGGGTCCGGTCCCGGCTGGCCCGGCTGGCGGGCATCCGCCCGGGAGCGGGCGGCGCGGCCGGGCCCGATGCCGACCCGGTCGGCGCCCCGACGGTCAGCACCTATCACGCTTTCGCGGGCTCGCTGCTGCGCGACTACGGGTTGCTGTTGCCGGTCGAGCCCGACACCCGGCTGCTCAGCGAAACCGAGTTGTGGCAGTTGGCCTTTGACGTGGTCAGCCGGTACGAGGGGCCGCTGCGCATCGACAAGACTCCGGCCGCGGTCACCTCGATGCTGCTGCGGTTGTGGGGTCAGCTCGCCGAGCACCTGGTGGACACCGACCAACTGCGCGACACCCACGTCGAGCTCGAGCGCCTGGTCCACACCCTGCCCGCGGGACCCCATCAGCGCGACCGCGGCCCGAGCCAATGGCTGCAGCGGCTGCTGGCGACCCAGACGGAGCGTACCGAGCTGGTGCCGCTGCTCGACGCGCTCCAGGAGCGGATGCGCGCTGCCAAGGTCATGGACTTCGGCGCGCAGATGGCCGCCGCGGCAAGGCTCGCGGCGGCATTCCCTCAGGTGGGCCAGGACCTGCGTAGCCGCTATCGGGTGGTGCTGCTCGACGAGTACCAGGACACCGGGCATGCCCAGCGCGTGGCGTTGTCGTCGCTGTTCGGTGGCGGTATCGACGACGGGTTGGTGCTGACGGCCGTCGGCGACCCGATTCAGTCGATCTACGGCTGGCGGGGCGCGTCAGCGACCAACCTGCCGCGGTTCACCACCGACTTTCCTCGCTCCGACGGCAGTCCCGCGCCGGTCCTCGAGCTGCGGACCAGTTGGCGCAACCCGCCGCGCACGCTGCACGTCGCCAATGCCATCTCCGCCGAGGCGCGGCGGAGATCCGTCGCGGTACACGCGTTGCGGCCTCGTCCGGACGCCCCGCCCGGCACCGTCCGCGCCGCCTTACTCGCCGACGCGCGCGCCGAGCGAGAGTGGATTGCCGATCACCTGCAGGAGCGGTACCGCCGGGCCGACGCCGACGGAGTCAGCCCGCCCACTGCCGCAGTCTTGGTGCGCCGCAACGCCGATGCCGCGCCCATCGCCGATGCGCTTCGCGCCCGCGGCCTGCCGGTCGAGGTGGTCGGGCTGGCCGGCCTGCTGTCCGTCCCGGAGGTCGCCGACGTCGTCGCGATGCTGCGGCTGGTCGCCGACCCGACGGCAGGCGCCGCGGCCATGCGGGTGCTGTCGGGACCACGGTGGCGCCTCGGCGGCCGCGACATTGCCGCCCTCTGGCGGCGCGCGTCGGCGCTTGCCGGACCGCGCCGCGGCGACGAGACGCCCTCGGCCCAGGCCATCGCGATGGCCGCCGCACCCGCCACCTTCGATGCCGACGCCGCATGTCTGGCCGACGCGCTCAGCGACCCGGGGCCGTCCGATTTGTATTCCGCTGCGGGGCATCAGCGTATCGTCTCGCTGGGCGCCGAGGTCAGCGCCCTGCGCGGCCACCTCGGGCATGCACTGCCCGACCTGGTCGCCGAGGTGCGCCGCGTCCTGGGTGTCGACTGCGAGGCCCGCGCCGCGGCGGGGGCCTCCGGAGGCTGGTCCGGCGCCGAGCACCTCGACGCGTTCGCCGACGTGGTCGCCGGCTACGCCGAACGGACGACGGCCACGGCCGGCGCCATCGACGCATCCGCGGCGGCATCTGTGCTCGGTCTGCTGGCTTACCTGGACGCGGCCGAGGCCGTCGAAAATGGTTTGGCTCCAGCCTCTTTGGCGGTCGCGCGGGACAGGGTGCAGGTGCTCACCGTGCACTCGGCGAAGGGCCTGGAGTGGCAGGTGGTGGCGGTGGCGCACCTGTCGGGCGGGACATTTCCGTCCACTGCCTCGCGCAGCAGCTGGCTCACCGACGCCGCCGAGCTGCCGCCGCTGCTGCGCGGTGATCGCTCCTCGGCCGGCTCGCTGGGCGTCCCGGTGCTGGACACCTCGGACGTGACCAATCGAAAGCAGTTGTCGG from Mycobacterium shigaense includes these protein-coding regions:
- a CDS encoding ATP-dependent helicase, translating into MSGLRRRGGAVTARYSPAELAGALGLFPPTPEQAAVIAAPPGPLVVIAGAGAGKTETMAARVVWLVANGYAEPGQVLGLTFTRKAAGQLLRRVRSRLARLAGIRPGAGGAAGPDADPVGAPTVSTYHAFAGSLLRDYGLLLPVEPDTRLLSETELWQLAFDVVSRYEGPLRIDKTPAAVTSMLLRLWGQLAEHLVDTDQLRDTHVELERLVHTLPAGPHQRDRGPSQWLQRLLATQTERTELVPLLDALQERMRAAKVMDFGAQMAAAARLAAAFPQVGQDLRSRYRVVLLDEYQDTGHAQRVALSSLFGGGIDDGLVLTAVGDPIQSIYGWRGASATNLPRFTTDFPRSDGSPAPVLELRTSWRNPPRTLHVANAISAEARRRSVAVHALRPRPDAPPGTVRAALLADARAEREWIADHLQERYRRADADGVSPPTAAVLVRRNADAAPIADALRARGLPVEVVGLAGLLSVPEVADVVAMLRLVADPTAGAAAMRVLSGPRWRLGGRDIAALWRRASALAGPRRGDETPSAQAIAMAAAPATFDADAACLADALSDPGPSDLYSAAGHQRIVSLGAEVSALRGHLGHALPDLVAEVRRVLGVDCEARAAAGASGGWSGAEHLDAFADVVAGYAERTTATAGAIDASAAASVLGLLAYLDAAEAVENGLAPASLAVARDRVQVLTVHSAKGLEWQVVAVAHLSGGTFPSTASRSSWLTDAAELPPLLRGDRSSAGSLGVPVLDTSDVTNRKQLSDNISEHRRHLEQRRIDEERRLLYVGITRAEDTLLVSGHHWGPTGAKPRGPSDFLCELKDIIDRSTAAGEPCGMVDEWAPAPADSERNPLRDSAIEAVWPADPLAGRRGDVERGAALVAQVMATGPAQPGPDVDGWAADVDALLAERARSAAPAARDLPSQVSVSGLVDLARDPAGAAQRLAHRLPSRPDPHALLGNAFHAWVQKFYGAEWLFDLSDLPGAVDSDVGDTSELAALQEAFAASRWATRTPIAVEVPFEMPIGDTVVRGRIDAVFADPDGGATVVDWKTGEPPHGPEALGQAAVQLAVYRMAWAALSGCPESAVRTAFHYVRTRTTVTPDELPDVTELAGLLAPVVDSHDVAV